A single window of Pirellulales bacterium DNA harbors:
- a CDS encoding sugar phosphate isomerase/epimerase — translation MEKWPIGVFTSIDAGLGVKLNVVRELGIPTIQLHAPSQENRTPQKAREFLAQLRELEITPTAVFGGFEGESYADIPTVVKTVGLVPAATRAARLAEMKEISDFSKLLGVHVVALHLGFVPHDRKSPLYQEVLAVTRELCDYVAQHGQKLHLETGQETADDLVQFIRDVDRQNLHVNFDPANMILYGSGEPIAALQKVGPWVRSVHVKDAKWAARPGEEWGAEVPAGEGDVGMENYLRTLDQIGYSGPLTIEREIPQDPARQMTEIGKAVRVLNLLKAKLADE, via the coding sequence ATGGAGAAATGGCCGATTGGGGTGTTCACCAGCATCGACGCCGGTTTGGGCGTCAAGCTCAACGTCGTGCGCGAGCTGGGAATCCCCACCATTCAATTGCACGCTCCCAGCCAGGAAAATCGCACGCCCCAAAAGGCCCGCGAATTTCTGGCTCAATTGCGCGAGTTGGAGATCACCCCCACCGCGGTCTTCGGCGGCTTTGAGGGGGAAAGCTACGCCGATATTCCCACCGTGGTCAAAACGGTCGGCCTGGTGCCCGCCGCAACGCGCGCCGCGCGGCTCGCCGAAATGAAAGAAATCTCCGATTTCAGCAAGCTGCTCGGCGTCCACGTCGTGGCCTTGCATCTCGGCTTTGTCCCCCACGACCGCAAAAGCCCCCTGTATCAAGAGGTGTTGGCCGTTACCCGCGAGCTTTGCGACTATGTCGCCCAACATGGCCAAAAATTGCACCTCGAAACAGGTCAAGAAACCGCCGACGACCTAGTGCAATTCATTCGCGATGTGGACCGCCAGAACCTGCACGTCAATTTCGACCCTGCCAATATGATCCTCTACGGATCGGGCGAGCCGATTGCCGCCCTGCAAAAGGTGGGCCCCTGGGTCCGCAGCGTGCATGTCAAAGACGCTAAATGGGCCGCCCGGCCGGGCGAAGAATGGGGCGCCGAGGTGCCCGCCGGCGAAGGGGATGTCGGCATGGAGAACTATCTGCGCACCCTCGATCAGATTGGCTATTCCGGGCCGCTGACGATTGAGCGCGAGATACCGCAAGACCCCGCCCGCCAGATGACCGAAATCGGCAAAGCGGTAAGAGTGCTTAACCTTCTCAAGGCAAAACTGGCTGACGAATAG
- the rpmI gene encoding 50S ribosomal protein L35, translated as MPKQKTHKASKKRFRVTATGKVKHRQAGTSHLQSRMEHKRKRNLRGTTTLHPVEAKRVKLALCGNSY; from the coding sequence ATGCCCAAGCAAAAGACACACAAAGCCTCCAAGAAACGGTTCCGCGTGACGGCCACCGGCAAGGTGAAGCATCGTCAGGCGGGCACCAGCCACTTGCAATCGCGCATGGAGCACAAGCGCAAGCGAAACCTCCGTGGCACGACCACGCTGCATCCGGTCGAGGCCAAGCGCGTCAAGTTGGCGCTTTGCGGCAACAGCTACTAG